A single Planktothrix serta PCC 8927 DNA region contains:
- a CDS encoding methyltransferase domain-containing protein: MNYNIEETVIERYKAGATTVQPSLCCPVEYQENQYLEIIPQEIIEKDYGCGDPTRYVNPGEIVVDLGSGAGKNCYMIAQKVGATGQVIGVDFNDTMLALSRSYQGEIAQKLGYANTSFVKGKIQDLALDLDQVQNWLKVNPIQSIEQITEFELECDRLRQQNPLIADNSVDVVISNCVLNLVRPQDKDQLFQEIYRVLKRGGRAVISDIVCDQDPTPNILNDPDLWSGCIAGAFRENEFLERFEQAGFYGIEILARQEEPWQVIDGIEFRSLTVCAYKGKDGPCLDVNQAVIYKGPWKQVMDDDGHILYRGERMAVCDKTYQIYTNINGPYCQDILGILPHETIPLESAPEFDCRRNIIRKPEETKGEHYHVTLTNSDNSCCSPSSSSCC; this comes from the coding sequence ATGAATTACAATATTGAAGAAACGGTTATTGAGCGTTACAAAGCGGGAGCAACAACAGTCCAACCTTCCCTCTGTTGTCCGGTGGAATATCAAGAAAATCAGTATTTAGAAATTATTCCCCAGGAAATTATTGAAAAAGACTATGGTTGTGGTGATCCGACTCGTTATGTTAACCCCGGAGAAATTGTTGTTGATTTAGGTTCCGGTGCAGGGAAAAATTGTTATATGATCGCTCAAAAAGTCGGGGCGACGGGTCAAGTAATTGGGGTTGATTTTAATGATACCATGTTAGCCCTTTCTCGCAGCTATCAAGGGGAAATTGCCCAAAAATTAGGATATGCTAATACAAGCTTTGTTAAAGGGAAAATTCAGGATTTAGCCTTAGATTTAGATCAAGTTCAAAATTGGTTAAAAGTTAATCCGATTCAATCTATTGAACAAATTACAGAGTTTGAGTTAGAATGCGATCGCCTCCGTCAACAAAACCCTTTAATAGCAGATAATAGTGTTGATGTCGTAATTTCTAATTGTGTTTTAAACTTAGTGCGTCCCCAAGATAAAGATCAACTGTTTCAAGAAATTTATCGCGTGTTAAAACGAGGCGGACGGGCGGTTATTTCTGATATTGTTTGTGATCAAGATCCAACTCCTAATATTTTAAACGATCCCGATCTGTGGAGTGGCTGTATTGCGGGAGCTTTTCGAGAAAATGAATTTTTAGAACGATTTGAACAAGCCGGATTTTATGGAATTGAGATATTAGCTCGACAGGAAGAACCTTGGCAAGTCATTGATGGCATTGAATTTCGTTCCTTAACCGTTTGTGCTTATAAAGGCAAAGACGGCCCCTGTTTAGATGTTAATCAAGCGGTGATTTATAAAGGGCCTTGGAAACAAGTTATGGACGATGACGGACATATTTTATATCGGGGTGAACGCATGGCAGTTTGTGATAAAACCTACCAGATTTATACTAACATAAACGGCCCCTATTGTCAAGATATTTTAGGAATTTTACCCCATGAAACTATTCCTTTAGAATCAGCCCCAGAATTCGATTGTAGACGCAATATTATTCGCAAACCCGAAGAAACAAAAGGCGAACATTATCACGTTACTCTGACAAATTCCGATAATTCCTGTTGTTCTCCTTCGAGTTCTAGTTGTTGTTAA